A single window of Lutzomyia longipalpis isolate SR_M1_2022 chromosome 1, ASM2433408v1 DNA harbors:
- the LOC129785940 gene encoding ankyrin repeat domain-containing protein 50, translating into MSSTNGESNVKMQSHEIYENLPCQSIVSDSVTKIKNNESIIISNSNQNVASKPNLAKELLYATPLRKSDRFKSRDRGSHRPVRPSHLEGFTEVPQGAEKVNNAENNRCESLPSAEGSNLSSIPNQDPILEQRRIRNFLKDPAVSHKKLEPVSKDNPNANFSHLAREEHFANLVQQNVLTEARAEAHGQLAGEAAQSPVKSSETGNLDYLTSINNKPLPEKESTSKVNESDGRAGGDRVYINREWVLKKIAMCLEQRIFKKPIPTPGGSSGSEVAPSLPIETASGSSAFPPKASSSHHQASNLPQVGCLVMGSNGSGKTSVCRSILEGVSGTRGILNRKLLCCYFINSQNPECNSLSMFVRSLVLQILSHSSYLSSKDEAAAELGAEEVDLITFEGKKMDKAKIDELEEMLISELKLSERVAEFCAKKSPTGKKSVVRQQSEPTENRDAEDRCCGYDTHPPIQKAEKARKPLVEEIAEEEAKVKSPGKKISKIPILISNRGSPKVSVCQDDNDSAGASGGAEQVTQQNSVTEEQEGTSEADTFSAPEADGRPPIQPVEKTEKVESEQAEAEAAETAETAKSPAPETPSKSENIPPPLPKSKSCRTVVADGYYEMLLSNPEIFESLNVDNIEKNPDECFKKAILFPLLELTPPKTALLFLVDSIDENYINEGSLMSTLKGNRSVNKSRNIAELLSNHVNLFPKWMFLVCTAKKQSKHITKMFTGFKKITLDDLRKSHVVKDVQEYIIVRLNADFKGLINLTKDIIDSLNQLYLKSNGCILYLQKVLNGIKENFFSFREIKLIPCTLNGLYLYICQKSFNKKQYMKIRPILNILLACSTFVDQMFIFNCLRTHNYSIDMEEFQKRVQLMRNIVVHEGDKLKIFHNSFCDWLVDVKFSTKKFLCDVNEGHVMISMYFTLVSDTLCPNKVRRFIYHLIKSGEYLTSKNINLDLILILLDSRTNLSDCFYTNLLNCCKTCENECMNDINFLPKTQEMLEKFLNSQLNQDLSNFLCDFFKPNLPTDAKTLKMLIEAGINNAESQLSYESSINSPVLSDKSQNIDSELAELLISSERSCHHEVQRSTSHAGGADQSLTLDDASTMQQMSDSHCLELHKGKALIHLLANEGNHLLLDRALKACKDPIDLEIEDVNGQTALNIASRNGHIEVVRLLLNFTQPLADGTGRVRGVDVNHADRDGWTPLRSASWGGHTEVVRLLISHPGCAIDCADKEGRTALRAAAWSGHEDILKILIEAGANVNSVDKQGRTSLIAASYMGQYDIVEILLENGADVNHLDLDGRSALCVAALCGSSGYNRVISTLLEHGAHTDQLDNDGMSALLVSSFEGNAEICELLLENGADPDLADYMGRTPLWAACTAGHAPVVRLLLFWGCSIDCMDSEGRTVLSIAAAQGNLESVRQLLDRGLDETHRDNAGWTPLHYAAFEGYADICVQLLESGAKIDECDNEGKTALHLAAQEGHNSVVEALLEIHSACVDQRAHDGKTAFRLACLEGHFECIQTLLKYGADVNSRDADSRTTLYILALENKVKIVKFLLEYANLDVNCADSEGRAALHVASWQGHAEMVRLLITAGGADVNAMDLECRTPLHSCAWQGNHEVMDILLCYGAVPDHACKQGATALGISAQEGHEQCVAILLQFGANPYKSDHCGRTPIKLAAKSNRNNVLRILETFAKSSSEHPLVIKSPDRHDKPPIGSNPSPNSSNLMVPNVASATGSTQSSNFYENTMHSDHSSLQKRKSVISSHSTGSSNEVPISFTQQLQKHSRHHGSRSTQSSHGGAIVVTNNGKFTKNPMKHAQVLPNVQEYHQTNIVNEADLFDLGCMSPLYATPPHSPSSDISSPGQHMPPHHFEEIGGIAGGTTNMSSNSTDQHFARDTHMRIILGNNKDSNAPSKSSKRSGIATNPAVRMIRSRFDSAANLIRRTNNILSSNSNQGSSSIGVKSGTFQWRKESQM; encoded by the exons ATGTCGAGCACAAATGGTGAGAGCAACGTAAAGATGCAGTCGCATGAGATTTATGAGAATCTGCCATGTCAGTCAATTGTGTCGGATTCAGTGACAAAGATAAAAAACAACGAGTCCATCATAATTAGCAATAGCAATCAAAATGTGGCATCAAAGCCCAATTTGGCCAAAGAATTGCTCTATGCAACACCACTGAGAAAGTCCGATCGTTTCAAGAGTCGCGATCGTGGAAGTCATAGACCTGTGAGACCGAGTCACTTGGAGGGATTCACGGAGGTGCCGCAGGGTGCGGAGAAGGTGAATAATGCGGAAAACAATCGATGTGAATCGCTGCCATCGGCCGAAGGGAGTAATTTAAGTTCAATACCCAATCAAGATCCCATACTTGAGCAGAGGCGCATTAGAAATTTCCTCAAAGATCCCGCTGTGTCCCACAAGAAACTCGAGCCAGTGTCCAAAGATAATCCCAATGCGAATTTCTCCCATCTTGCCCGGGAAGAGCATTTTGCAAATCTCGTCCAACAGAATGTACTTACGGAGGCGAGAGCAGAAGCTCACGGGCAATTGGCAGGAGAAGCCGCACAGAGTCCGGTGAAGAGTAGTGAAACGGGGAATTTGGACTATCTCACAAGCATCAACAATAAACCATTACCTGAGAAGGAGAGCACATCGAAGGTGAATGAATCCGATGGGAGAGCAGGAGGTGATCGGGTATATATTAATCGCGAGTGGGTTCTGAAGAAGATTGCCATGTGCTTGGAACAGCGAATCTTCAAGAAACCCATTCCAACGCCAGGTGGAAGCAGTGGGAGTGAAGTAGCACCATCACTACCCATTGAAACGGCATCCGGAAGCTCTGCATTCCCACCAAAAGCTTCATCGAGTCACCATCAAGCGTCAAATTTACCCCAAGTTGGATGCCTCGTGATGGGTTCCAATGGATCGGGTAAAACATCAGTCTGTCGCAGTATTCTCGAAGGTGTGTCCGGCACACGAGGCATCCTCAATCGCAAACTACTCTGCTGCTACTTCATCAATTCCCAGAATCCCGAATGCAATAGCCTCAGTATGTTTGTGAGGAGTCTTGTACTTCAGATTCTCAGTCATTCCAGCTATCTATCGTCGAAAGATGAGGCAGCGGCCGAATTGGGAGCTGAAGAAGTGGATTTGATAACATTCGAAGGGAAAAAGATGGATAAGgcgaaaattgatgaattggAGGAGATGCTGATCTCGGAACTGAAGCTGTCGGAACGTGTGGCGGAATTTTGCGCCAAAAAATCACCCACAGGGAAGAAGTCCGTCGTGAGACAGCAATCAGAGCCCACAGAGAATCGTGATGCGGAGGACAGATGCTGTGGATATGACACCCACCCACCAATTCAAAAGGCTGAAAAGGCACGAAAGCCCCTTGTGGAGGAGATTGCAGAGGAGGAGGCTAAAGTCAAGAGTCCCGGGAAGAAGATATCGAAAATTCCCATTTTGATCTCAAACCGTGGTAGCCCCAAGGTTAGTGTGTGTCAGGATGATAATGATTCAGCTGGGGCAAGTGGTGGGGCTGAACAGGTGACACAGCAGAACTCTGTGACTGAAGAGCAGGAGGGAACAAGTGAGGCTGACACTTTTTCAGCTCCTGAAGCTGATGGGCGTCCACCCATACAGCCGGTGGAGAAGACTGAGAAGGTTGAGAGTGAACAAGCAGAAGCTGAAGCCGCAGAAACGGCTGAAACTGCAAAATCCCCAGCACCAGAGACTCCTAGTAAATCAGAAAATATCCCACCTCCACTTCCAAAGTCCAAAAGTTGCAGAACTGTCGTTGCTGATGGATACTATGAGATGCTTCTGAGCAATCCGGAGATTTTTGAGAGTCTCAATGTGgataatattgaaaagaacCCGGATGAGTGCTTCAAGAAGGCTATTCTCTTCCCACTGCTTGAGCTAACACCCCCAAAGACAGCCCTTCTCTTCCTTGTGGATTCAATTGATGAGAATTACATCAACGAGGGTAGTCTCATGTCCACCCTCAAGGGGAATCGAAGTGTAAATAAGAGTCGCAATATTGCTGAATTGCTATCAAATCATGTCAATCTCTTCCCAAAGTGGATGTTTCTCGTGTGCACAGCTAAGAAGCAGAGTAAGCACATCACAAAGATGTTCACAGGTTTCAAGAAGATCACCCTCGATGATCTCCGGAAGAGTCATGTGGTGAAGGATGTGCAGGAGTATATAATTGTGCGACTCAATGCAGACTTTAAGGGACTGATAAATCTCACAAAAGACATTATTGATAGTCTCAATCAGCTCTATCTCAAATCAAATGGATGCATTTTGTATTTGCAAAAAGTTCTCAATGGGATCAAGgagaatttcttctcatttcgCGAAATAAAACTCATTCCTTGCACACTCAATGGGCTCTACTTGTACATTTGTCAGAAATCCTTCAATAAGAAGCAGTACATGAAGATTCGTCCAATACTCAATATCCTTCTTGCATGCAGCACCTTTGTGGATCAAATGTTCATCTTCAATTGCCTCCGAACGCACAACTACAGCATTGACATGGAGGAATTTCAGAAGAGGGTGCAATTAATGCGAAATATTGTCGTCCATGAGGGTGATAAGCTCAAAATATTCCACAATTCCTTCTGCGATTGGTTGGTGGATGTTAAATTCTCCACGAAAAAATTCCTGTGTGACGTTAACGAGGGTCACGTAATGATCTCAATGTACTTCACCCTTGTCAGTGATACCCTCTGCCCCAATAAAGTCCGTCGCTTCATCTACCACCTCATTAAATCCGGAGAGTATCTCACgagtaaaaatataaatctcgATCTCATTCTAATTCTTCTGGATTCACGAACAAATCTCAGTGATTGCTTCTACACAAACCTCCTCAATTGCTGCAAGACGTGCGAAAATGAATGCATGAATGACATTAATTTCCTGCCAAAGACACAGGAGATGcttgagaaattcctcaattcGCAACTCAATCAGGATTTATCCAACTTCCTCTGTGACTTCTTCAAACCCAACCTACCAACGGATGCGAAAACCCTCAAAATGCTCATCGAAGCGGGAATTAACAATGCCGAATCGCAG cTGTCGTATGAGTCATCAATTAATTCACCTGTACTGTCGGACAAATCGCAGAATATTGACTCAGAATTGGCAGAGTTGCTCATCTCAAGCGAGAGAAGCTGTCACCATGAGGTGCAGAGATCAACGAGTCATGCTGGTGGGGCTGATCAGTCACTCACGCTTGACGACGCGAGTACAATGCAGCAAATGTCGGACTCCCATTGCCTGGAATTGCACAAGGGTAAGGCTCTGATTCATCTATTGGCCAACGAAGGGAATCACCTGCTGCTAGATCGAGCCCTCAAGGCGTGCAAAGACCCCATTGATCTTGAGATTGAGGATGTAAATGGACAGACAGCACTCAATATTGCCAGCCGGAATGGTCACATTGAAGTTGTGCGGCTTCTGTTGAATTTCACCCAACCACTGGCCGATGGGACGGGACGTGTACGCGGTGTGGATGTGAATCATGCCGATCGCGATGGATGGACACCGCTTAGATCAGCATCCTGGGGTGGACATACGGAAGTTGTACGGCTACTCATCTCTCATCCAGGATGTGCCATTGATTGTGCCGATAAAGAGGGCAGAACGGCCCTAAGAGCAGCTGCCTGGAGTGGGCATGAGGATATTCTCAAGATTCTCATTGAAGCCGGTGCAAATGTCAATTCAGTGGACAAACAGGGACGTACATCACTTATTGCTGCTTCCTACATGGGTCAGTATGACATTGTGGAGATTCTCCTCGAGAATGGAGCTGATGTCAATCATCTCGATTTGGATGGAAGGAGTGCGCTCTGTGTTGCAGCTCTCTGTGGAAGTTCTgg GTACAATCGAGTGATTTCAACATTATTGGAGCATGGAGCGCATACAGATCAGCTTGATAATGACGGAATGTCTGCTCTTCTGGTCAGTTCGTTTGAAGGAAATGCAGAAATTTGTGAGTTATTGCTTGAAAATGGAGCTGATCCCGATTTAGCGGACTACATGGGAAGAACGCCTCTGTGGGCTGCTTGTACAGCAGGTCATGCTCCCGTTGTGCGTCTCCTTCTCTTCTGGGGATGCAGCATTGATTGCATGGACTCTGAAGGACGTACAGTCCTGAGTATTGCAGCGGCTCAGGGGAATTTGGAGTCAGTGCGGCAATTGCTCGATCGAGGACTCGATGAGACTCACAGAGACAATGCGGGGTGGACGCCACTTCATTATGCAGCATTTGAGGGTTATGCCGATATCTGTGTTCAGCTTCTTGAGTCCGGGGCAAAGATCGATGAATGCGACAATGAGGGTAAGACGGCTCTTCATCTAGCCGCTCAGGAAGGGCACAATAGCGTGGTAGAGGCTCTCTTGGAGATTCATTCTGCGTGTGTGGATCAGAGGGCACACGATGGGAAGACTGCCTTCAGGCTAGCCTGTCTTGAAGGGCATTTTGAGTGCATCCAGACGCTACTAAAGTATGGAGCCGATGTCAATTCCAG AGATGCGGATTCCCGTACAACGTTGTACATTCTTGCGCTGGAGAATAAGGTGAAGATTGTGAAATTCCTTCTGGAGTATGCCAATTTGGATGTGAATTGTGCTGACAGTGAGGGACGTGCAGCTCTGCACGTGGCTTCGTGGCAGGGGCATGCTGAAATGGTGAGACTCCTCATTACAGCGGGGGGAGCTGATGTGAATGCCATGGATTTGGAGTGTAGAACTCCTCTCCATTCGTGTGCCTGGCAGGGAAATCACGAAGTTATGGATATTCTCCTTTGCTACGGTGCCGTACCCGATCATGCGTGCAAACAAGGTGCCACGGCATTGGGAATAAGTGCTCAAGAGGGTCATGAGCAGTGTGTGGCGATTCTCCTGCAATTCGGGGCGAATCCCTACAAGTCTGATCATTGTGGTCGAACACCAATTAAACTTGCGGCTAAGTCAAATAGAAATAATGTCTTGAGGATACTGGAAACTTTTGCCAAGAGCAGCAGTGAGCATCCGTTGGTGATTAAATCCCCAGATAGGCACGATAAGCCACCCATTGGGAGCAATCCATCGCCCAATTCATCCAATTTAATGGTACCCAATGTGGCCAGTGCCACGGGGTCGACGCAGAGTAGTAATTTCTATGAGAACACAATGCATTCTGACCACAGTAGTCTGCAGAAGAGGAAGAGTGTTATTTCAAGTCATTCAACTGGGAGCAGCAATGAG GTTCCAATCTCCTTTACCCAACAACTTCAGAAGCACTCAAGGCATCATGGATCAAGGAGCACCCAATCGAGTCACGGAGGAGCAATTGTGGTCAcaaataatggaaaattcaccaagAATCCCATGAAACACGCTCAGGTTCTACCAAACGTACAGGAATATCATCAAACTAATATTG taaacgaagctgatttatttgatttggGATGCATGTCACCCCTTTATGCTACACCACCGCATTCACCTAGCAGCGATATCAGCTCTCCGGGTCAGCACATGCCACCGCATCATTTTGAGGAGATTGGTGGCATTGCCGGGGGAACAACGAATATGTCATCCAATTCGACAGACCAACATTTTGCCAGGGATACGCATATGCGAATAATTTTGGGAAACAACAAGGATTCCAATGCTCCATC GAAATCCTCCAAGAGGAGCGGAATAGCGACAAATCCAGCAGTTCGAATGATTCGAAGTCGCTTCGATTCAGCAGCAAATCTAATTCGACGCACAAATAATATCCTCTCCTCGAACAGCAATCAAGGATCATCGAGTATTGGTGTGAAATCGGGGACTTTTCAGTGGCGCAAAGAGAGCCAAATGTAG